Proteins encoded together in one Papio anubis isolate 15944 chromosome 3, Panubis1.0, whole genome shotgun sequence window:
- the PPBP gene encoding platelet basic protein: protein MSLRLDTTPSCNSARPLHALQVLLLLSLLLTALASSTKGQTKRNLAKSKEESLDSELYAELRCLCMKTTSGIHPKNIQSLEVIGKGIHCNQVEVIATLKDGRKICLDPDAPRIKKIVQKKLAGDESAD from the exons ATGAGCCTCAGACTTGATACCACGCCTTCCTGTAACAGTGCCAGACCACTTCATGCCCTGCAGGTGCTGCTGCTTCTGTCACTGCTGCTGACTGCTCTGGCTTCCTCCACCAAAGGACAAACTAAGAGAAACTTGGCGAAAAGCAAAG AGGAAAGTCTAGACAGTGAGTTGTACGCTGAACTGCGCTGCTTGTGTATGAAGACAACCTCTGGAATTCATCCCAAAAACATCCAAAGTTTGGAAGTGATCGGGAAAGGAATCCATTGCAACCAAGTCGAAGTGAT AGCCACATTGAAGGATGGGAGGAAAATCTGCCTGGACCCAGATGCTCCCAGAATTAAGAAAATTGTACAGAAAAAATTGGCAGGTGATGAATCCGCTGATTAA
- the LOC116274104 gene encoding C-X-C motif chemokine 5-like: MSLLSSRQARVPGPLGSLCPLLALLLLLTPPGPLSPAGPVAALVRELRCSCCLQTAPEFHQMISNLGVHAPFSAEVLEVV; this comes from the exons ATGAGCCTCCTGTCCAGTCGCCAGGCCCGTGTCCCGGGTCCTTTGGGCTCCTTGTGCCCGCTGCtcgcgctgctgctgctgctgacgcCGCCAGGGCCCCTCAGCCCAG CTGGTCCTGTGGCTGCTCTGGTGAGAGAGCTGCGTTGCAGTTGTTGTTTACAGACCGCGCCAGAGTTCCACCAAATGATCAGTAATCTGGGTGTTCATGCACCATTTAGTGCCGAGGTGCTGGAAGTGGTGTAA